One genomic window of Manihot esculenta cultivar AM560-2 chromosome 16, M.esculenta_v8, whole genome shotgun sequence includes the following:
- the LOC110603740 gene encoding ketol-acid reductoisomerase, chloroplastic: protein MAAAAAKLALSAPSLSPPSSSLKPNASRSSLGFASSSSPSLKSLVSRVHTRQIASSSGSSSLSVKMVSVPSIAQTSLDFDTSVFKKEKVTLAGHDEYIVRGGRDLFPMLPDAFKGIKQIGVIGWGSQGPAQAQNLRDSLAEAKSDIVVKIGLRKGSRSFAEARAAGFTEESGTLGDIWETIAGSDLVLLLISDAAQADNYEKIFSHMKPNSILGLSHGFLLGHLQSSGLHFPKNISVIAVCPKGMGPSVRRLYVQGKEINGAGINSSFAVHQDVDGRATDVALGWSVALGSPFTFATTLEQEYRSDIFGERGILLGAVHGVVECLFRRYTENGMNEDLAYKNTVECITGIISKTISTKGMLAVYNSLSEEGKRDFETAYSASYYPCMDILYECYEDVASGSEIRSVVLAGRRFYEKEGLPAFPMGKIDQTRMWKVGERVRATRPKGDLGPLYPFTAGVFVALMMAQIEVLRKKGHSYSEIINESVIEAVDSLNPFMHARGVSFMVDNCSTTARLGSRKWAPRFDYILTQQAFVAVDAGAPLNQDLISNFLSDSVHGAIEVCAQLRPTVDISVPPDADFVRPELRQSGN, encoded by the exons ATGGCCGCCGCCGCCGCCAAGTTGGCACTCTCCGCTCCGTCACTTTCCCCTCCATCATCATCGCTCAAGCCCAATGCCTCGCGATCCTCGCTAGGATTTGCATCCTCATCTTCTCCGTCGCTTAAATCTCTGGTTTCTCGTGTCCATACCAGACAAATTGCTTCTTCAAGTGGAAGCTCATCGCTTTCTGTTAAAATGGTTTCCGTTCCTTCCATCGCTCAGACGTCGCTTGATTTCGACACCTCTGTTTTCAAGAAAGAGAAAGTTACTCTTGCTGGTCACGATGAG TATATTGTGAGGGGAGGGAGAGACCTGTTTCCCATGTTGCCTGATGCTTTCAAGGGGATTAAGCAGATTGGAGTAATTGGCTGGGGATCCCAG GGGCCAGCCCAAGCTCAAAATTTGAGGGATTCTCTTGCTGAAGCAAAATCTGACATCGTAGTAAAG ATTGGACTGAGGAAGGGCTCCCGCTCTTTTGCTGAAGCTCGTGCTGCAGGGTTCACTGAAGAGAGTGGAACTCTTGGAGACATATGGGAAACTATTGCTGGCAGTGATCTTGTATTGTTATTGATTTCTGATGCAGCACAG GCAGATAACTATGAAAAGATTTTCTCCCACATGAAACCAAACAGCATCCTCGGGCTTTCTCATGGTTTTCTTCTTGGACATTTGCAATCCTCGGGGCTTCATTTTCCTAAGAACATAAGTGTCATTGCTGTTTGCCCTAAGGGGATGGGGCCTTCTGTACGGAGACTCTATGTTCAGGGCAAAGAAATAAATGGTGCTGGAATTAATTCCAGTTTTGCTGTCCACCAG GATGTTGATGGTAGAGCTACAGATGTTGCCTTAGGCTGGTCAGTGGCTTTGGGCTCTCCTTTCACATTTGCCACCACATTGGAGCAGGAATATAGGAGTGATATTTTTGGGGAGCGCG GCATACTACTTGGTGCTGTTCATGGAGTGGTTGAATGCTTGTTCAGAAGGTACACTGAAAATGGAATGAATGAAGATTTGGCATACAAGAATACTGTTGAATGCATCACAGGAATTATATCAAAAACCATCTCAACTAAG GGAATGTTGGCCGTCTACAACTCGTtgtcagaagagggaaaaaGGGATTTTGAGACTGCATATAGTGCTTCATACTATCCTTGTATGGATATCTTATACGAGTGTTATGAAGATGTTGCTAGTGGCAGTGAGATTCGAAGTGTGGTGCTGGCTGGTCGTCGATTCTAT GAGAAGGAGGGTCTTCCAGCTTTTCCAATGGGTAAGATTGATCAAACACGAATGTGGAAAGTGGGTGAGCGTGTTAGAGCAACTAGGCCAAAGGGTGACTTGGGTCCCTTGTACCCATTCACTGCTGGAGTGTTTGTGGCACTGATGATGGCTCAG ATTGAGGTTTTGAGGAAGAAGGGACATTCATACTCGGAAATCATCAATGAGAGTGTGATTGAAGCTGTGGATTCCTTGAATCCATTCATGCATGCTCGAGGTGTCTCATTCATGGTTGATAACTGTTCAACAACTGCGCGATTAGGATCAAGGAAATGGGCACCACGCTTCGATTACATCCTTACTCAACAGGCCTTTGTTGCAGTGGATGCAGGCGCTCCCCTTAATCAGGACCTTATTAGCAACTTCCTGTCTGATTCTGTTCATGGGGCTATTGAAGTCTGTGCCCAGTTGAGACCAACTGTTGACATTTCAGTGCCTCCAGATGCAGATTTCGTTCGCCCAGAGTTGCGCCAGTCTGGCAATTAG
- the LOC110603532 gene encoding senescence-specific cysteine protease SAG12: MDTKQSKYTPLEFLLIIAICATKTLCRPLEEVYLLNLHEQWMDQHGRTYEDAGEKQKRYAVFKDNVERIEAFNNGVDRGYKLGVNKFADLTDEEFRTMHLGYKKPASSSKLMASSSKFRSFRYGNFTAVPDILDWRKKGAVTPVKDQGSCGCCWAFSAVAATEGITKLKTGKLKSLSEQELVDCDIKGEDEGCDGGFMDSAFQYILQNKGITSESNYPYRGSDGICNREKAATPAADITGYEDVPSNNEKALLQAVANQPVSVAIDGSSYDFRFYSSGVFNGDCTTYLDHAVTAIGYGTAGDGTKYWLIKNSWGTSWGEGGYMMMQRDVSAKEGLCGIAMKASYPTA; encoded by the exons ATGGATACAAAACAAAGCAAATATACCCCTTTGGAATTTCTCCTTATTATAGCCATATGTGCAACAAAAACGCTTTGTCGTCCTTTGGAAGAAGTGTACTTGTTGAATCTTCATGAGCAATGGATGGATCAACATGGACGTACGTACGAAGATGCAGGCGAGAAGCAGAAACGATATGCCGTTTTTAAGGACAACGTAGAACGTATTGAAGCATTTAACAATGGTGTGGATCGTGGATACAAGCTAGGAGTTAACAAATTTGCAGACTTAACAGATGAAGAATTTCGAACTATGCACCTTGGTTATAAGAAACCTGCTTCTTCCTCCAAGTTGATGGCTTCTTCGTCTAAGTTTAGATCTTTTAGATATGGAAATTTTACTGCTGTTCCTGATATCCTTGATTGGAGAAAGAAAGGGGCAGTAACCCCTGTTAAGGATCAGGGATCATGCG gATGTTGCTGGGCATTCTCAGCAGTGGCAGCCACGGAAGGAATCACAAAGCTCAAAACTGGGAAGTTGAAATCACTATCAGAGCAAGAACTAGTGGACTGTGACATAAAAGGCGAGGACGAAGGTTGTGATGGAGGTTTCATGGACAGTGCCTTCCAATATATTCTACAAAACAAAGGCATCACAAGTGAATCTAATTACCCATACAGAGGATCAGACGGCATCTGCAACAGGGAGAAAGCAGCAACTCCGGCAGCTGATATAACAGGCTatgaagatgtgccatccaACAATGAAAAAGCTCTCCTGCAAGCTGTGGCTAACCAGCCAGTTTCTGTTGCTATTGATGGTAGTTCATATGATTTTAGATTTTACTCGAGTGGTGTCTTTAATGGCGACTGTACCACCTACCTTGACCATGCTGTTACTGCTATTGGGTATGGAACCGCCGGCGATGGGACAAAGTATTGGTTGATTAAGAATTCATGGGGCACAAGCTGGGGCGAGGGTGGGTATATGATGATGCAGAGAGACGTCAGTGCAAAGGAAGGCCTTTGTGGTATTGCCATGAAAGCTTCTTATCCAACTGCATAA